One window of Phycisphaeraceae bacterium genomic DNA carries:
- a CDS encoding trypsin-like peptidase domain-containing protein, with protein sequence MKKSFFQARHTPESLLDTAVAPIRHTTSFASKLTCGLIFGLTFGVGHGFASGVAMGNAVARSVAGGVNAGANAVFTRGKTREADVEQGVVVAEPVLELVQPDVALDPETDRAIEQAQSLSKAFRYVAKVAEPSVVHITTYEQVQLVRRSMWGAEPMGTRRQQAGLGTGVIMRTDDQGGYIVTNNHVVGTGDDLVVHLYDGRDVQAQLVGRDPQTDLAVVRIDADRLTSAQFGDSDDLEVGDWVVAVGNPLGLDNTVTSGIVSAKGRAGLNPGQLRSRTAEMNTYEDFIQTDAAINPGNSGGPLLDLRGHVMGINSQIATTGRGSIGLGFAIPSNIAQPVMEMIISGGTVRRGYLGVNMGAELSYAEAIQMGIPTYDSSGGGVALERVVQSGPADSAGLRNGDIIVKFNGKPSPTVNRLRNLIAITPPGQSVSVEYVRNGALRTTSVQLGDLRIASLKEVGAIDVPNLGMWVIELPDRLPIQLERDGVNGALVYEVEAGSAAERAGLRSGDIIEQIDHRAVQSVSTLVFAADRLKNGEAARVGIVRQESGEYLRGYVDITP encoded by the coding sequence ATGAAAAAATCGTTCTTCCAGGCTCGTCACACCCCAGAATCGCTGCTTGATACAGCAGTTGCTCCGATCAGACACACAACCAGCTTTGCTTCCAAGCTCACGTGCGGGCTGATCTTCGGGCTGACCTTTGGTGTCGGTCATGGTTTTGCGTCGGGCGTGGCAATGGGCAATGCAGTCGCGCGGAGCGTGGCCGGTGGTGTCAACGCGGGCGCGAATGCTGTCTTCACACGCGGGAAGACCCGTGAAGCAGATGTCGAGCAGGGTGTTGTGGTTGCTGAGCCAGTGCTTGAACTTGTCCAGCCGGACGTGGCGCTCGATCCAGAAACAGATCGCGCAATCGAACAGGCCCAATCACTCTCCAAAGCATTCCGATACGTTGCGAAGGTGGCAGAACCTTCTGTTGTCCATATTACGACATACGAGCAGGTACAACTCGTCCGCCGCAGCATGTGGGGGGCAGAACCGATGGGTACGCGAAGGCAGCAGGCTGGGCTTGGCACCGGCGTGATCATGCGCACCGACGATCAGGGTGGGTATATCGTAACAAACAATCATGTTGTTGGTACCGGTGATGATCTCGTTGTGCATCTGTACGACGGCAGAGATGTGCAGGCACAGTTGGTTGGGCGCGATCCGCAAACCGATCTTGCGGTGGTGCGCATTGATGCAGATCGTCTGACATCCGCACAGTTTGGCGATTCGGACGATCTGGAAGTGGGGGACTGGGTTGTTGCGGTTGGGAATCCGCTCGGACTCGACAACACCGTGACATCGGGCATTGTCAGTGCGAAAGGACGCGCGGGTCTGAATCCCGGTCAGTTGCGCAGCAGAACCGCTGAGATGAATACATATGAAGATTTCATCCAGACCGATGCTGCAATCAATCCGGGAAACTCGGGCGGGCCGCTGCTTGATCTGCGCGGGCATGTGATGGGAATCAACTCGCAGATTGCGACAACAGGACGCGGGTCCATTGGGTTGGGGTTTGCCATTCCAAGTAACATCGCGCAGCCGGTGATGGAGATGATCATCTCGGGCGGCACCGTTCGGCGTGGGTACCTCGGTGTGAACATGGGCGCTGAACTGAGTTACGCCGAAGCGATCCAGATGGGCATTCCAACGTACGACAGCTCGGGTGGCGGTGTTGCGCTCGAACGCGTTGTGCAAAGTGGTCCAGCGGATAGTGCAGGACTGCGCAATGGTGACATCATTGTGAAGTTCAATGGGAAGCCCTCGCCAACGGTCAACAGACTGAGGAATCTCATTGCGATCACGCCTCCGGGACAGAGCGTCAGTGTTGAGTACGTGCGAAACGGCGCGCTCCGCACAACGTCTGTGCAACTCGGCGATCTACGCATCGCATCGCTGAAAGAAGTCGGCGCAATCGATGTGCCAAACCTTGGCATGTGGGTCATTGAGCTCCCGGATAGATTGCCCATTCAGTTGGAGCGTGATGGTGTGAACGGCGCTCTTGTATACGAGGTTGAGGCAGGCAGTGCCGCTGAGCGAGCAGGGCTTCGCTCCGGCGACATCATCGAGCAGATCGACCATCGAGCAGTGCAGTCGGTCAGCACCCTTGTGTTTGCTGCAGATCGACTGAAGAATGGTGAGGCGGCGCGTGTTGGCATTGTCCGGCAGGAAAGCGGCGAGTACCTGCGCGGATATGTTGATATCACGCCGTAA
- a CDS encoding DUF1579 domain-containing protein: MEFPKATPEHELLTKMVGEWTFESEAVMGPDQPPMKGTGTESVRKIGDLWVVGEWDGMMPGCDVNMKSIITLGYDPMKNRFVGSFIASVMTHMWLYDGSLDSATRTLTLDTVGPSFDDPNVMAKYQDVVRFIDDDHRTLTSRLQNNDGSWMEFMKMTVTRTK; the protein is encoded by the coding sequence ATGGAGTTCCCGAAAGCAACACCAGAGCACGAACTTCTCACAAAGATGGTTGGTGAATGGACGTTCGAGAGTGAGGCGGTCATGGGACCAGACCAGCCACCCATGAAAGGCACCGGCACCGAGAGTGTGCGCAAGATCGGCGATCTGTGGGTTGTTGGTGAATGGGACGGCATGATGCCCGGATGCGACGTCAATATGAAGTCCATCATCACACTCGGGTACGACCCGATGAAAAATCGTTTCGTCGGCTCGTTCATTGCATCGGTCATGACGCATATGTGGTTGTACGACGGTTCGCTCGATAGCGCGACGCGCACGCTGACGCTTGATACCGTGGGCCCGAGCTTTGACGATCCCAACGTGATGGCAAAGTACCAGGACGTGGTGCGTTTTATCGACGACGATCATCGCACGCTGACCTCGCGCTTGCAGAACAACGACGGGTCATGGATGGAGTTCATGAAGATGACCGTGACGCGCACGAAGTGA
- a CDS encoding FRG domain-containing protein, with amino-acid sequence MAPKTTAQKMYCTRHCESAKELLNELEKLVDTSATSADSSVAPDWVFRGERDAAWSLQPTVWRGKFDIKQVWPNFWEQAETYSSTFIKESTSIYRKSVRAQSLPPEELERKLQSHQHALTHSVAELMALCRFSEELNDIGLTVARPVRFSDVQSQISDYTVCHSLNMIRNHLFWPLDQELINGHFAGNLSLQYLLEISCIARHYEFPSRLLDVTSDIRIAAFWAAWSHKQFSVEHKPNSNSCLSILAIDLKSVRNNASHEIGVVEGTRMHNPFMHAQDGLFLFRRFAESYYTIHNKWPDLQEVLPDNNVIKFSLSTDHVDDLLQMISNRRIYLPRLMPYPGKIVEMMNTLWKKPPATIE; translated from the coding sequence ATGGCACCTAAGACGACGGCACAGAAGATGTATTGCACTCGTCATTGTGAGAGTGCAAAAGAGTTATTAAATGAACTTGAGAAGCTTGTTGATACTTCAGCTACAAGTGCGGATTCGAGCGTTGCGCCTGATTGGGTATTTCGCGGTGAGCGAGATGCAGCATGGTCATTGCAACCAACAGTTTGGCGTGGCAAGTTTGACATAAAACAAGTGTGGCCAAATTTTTGGGAGCAAGCAGAGACATATTCGAGCACTTTTATCAAGGAGAGCACGAGCATCTATAGAAAATCTGTGAGGGCACAATCACTGCCGCCCGAGGAACTCGAGCGAAAGCTGCAAAGCCATCAGCATGCTCTGACGCACTCGGTTGCTGAACTGATGGCGCTATGTCGGTTCTCTGAAGAACTGAATGATATCGGGCTGACTGTGGCACGCCCGGTTAGATTTAGTGATGTTCAATCTCAGATTAGTGACTATACAGTTTGCCATTCACTAAACATGATAAGAAATCATTTATTTTGGCCTTTGGATCAAGAACTTATAAATGGCCACTTTGCAGGCAACTTGTCGTTGCAGTATCTGCTTGAAATATCCTGCATCGCACGGCATTATGAGTTTCCATCTCGACTCTTAGATGTAACTTCAGATATCAGAATCGCTGCATTTTGGGCAGCATGGTCACACAAACAGTTTTCTGTCGAACACAAACCAAATAGTAATAGTTGCTTGTCGATATTGGCGATCGACCTAAAATCAGTACGAAACAATGCTTCGCATGAGATTGGGGTGGTAGAGGGAACAAGAATGCATAACCCATTCATGCATGCACAAGATGGGTTGTTTTTGTTCAGGCGGTTCGCGGAATCATACTATACAATACATAACAAGTGGCCGGATCTTCAAGAAGTCCTGCCCGACAATAACGTTATTAAATTTTCTTTGAGTACGGATCATGTAGACGATTTGTTGCAAATGATCTCAAATCGACGGATCTATCTGCCACGATTGATGCCGTATCCTGGCAAGATAGTTGAAATGATGAACACGTTGTGGAAAAAGCCACCAGCTACAATCGAGTAA
- a CDS encoding class I fructose-bisphosphate aldolase — MTAAPINRTCCNTTDCCKPGTDIATLLGDRATDLLGHTSNAINKADLHLPGPDFVDRVFASSDRKPAVLRNFQTILNTGRLAGTGFVSILPVDQGIEHSAGASFAPNPIYFDPENIVKLAIEGGCNAVASTYGVLGAVARKYAHKIPFLVKFNHNELLTYPNQFKQIPFGTITECFEMGAIAVGATIYFGSDDSTNQIQYVAEMFQHAHELGMVTVLWCYLRNNAFKVNGVDYHTAADLTGQANHLGATIQADIVKQKLPTLNGGYAALNSGNSSYGKFRKEVYTKLAGSDESGRGGHPIDLCRYQVANGFMGRVPLINSGGESHGAGDMADAVATAVVNKRAGGMGLISGRKAFQRPMAEGAALLHAIQDVYLDDSVTVA; from the coding sequence ATGACAGCCGCTCCCATCAACCGTACCTGCTGCAACACAACAGACTGCTGCAAGCCAGGCACGGACATCGCAACGCTGCTCGGCGATCGCGCAACCGATCTGCTCGGCCACACCTCAAACGCCATCAACAAAGCCGATCTCCATCTCCCCGGGCCGGACTTTGTCGATCGCGTCTTTGCAAGCTCCGATCGCAAGCCCGCTGTCCTGCGCAACTTCCAGACAATCCTGAACACGGGTCGCCTGGCGGGCACGGGGTTCGTCTCCATCCTGCCCGTCGATCAGGGCATTGAGCACTCGGCTGGTGCCTCGTTTGCGCCGAACCCCATCTACTTCGATCCAGAGAACATTGTGAAGCTTGCGATCGAGGGCGGCTGCAACGCCGTCGCTTCGACATACGGCGTGCTCGGCGCTGTGGCGCGCAAGTACGCGCACAAGATCCCGTTCCTTGTGAAGTTCAACCACAACGAACTCCTCACCTATCCAAACCAGTTCAAGCAGATCCCGTTCGGCACGATCACCGAGTGCTTCGAGATGGGCGCGATCGCGGTTGGCGCGACCATCTACTTTGGGTCGGATGATTCCACAAACCAGATCCAGTACGTCGCGGAGATGTTCCAGCACGCCCACGAGCTGGGCATGGTCACCGTGCTGTGGTGCTACCTGCGCAACAACGCGTTCAAGGTTAACGGCGTCGACTACCACACTGCTGCTGATCTCACCGGTCAGGCAAACCATCTCGGCGCAACCATCCAGGCGGACATCGTCAAGCAGAAGCTCCCCACGCTCAACGGCGGGTACGCTGCGCTCAACTCGGGCAACTCCAGCTACGGCAAGTTCCGCAAGGAGGTCTACACCAAGCTCGCAGGCTCAGACGAGAGCGGCAGAGGCGGCCACCCCATCGATCTGTGCAGGTATCAGGTTGCAAACGGGTTCATGGGGCGCGTGCCGCTCATTAACTCCGGCGGCGAGTCCCACGGCGCGGGCGACATGGCGGATGCTGTCGCGACAGCCGTCGTCAACAAGCGTGCTGGCGGCATGGGACTGATCTCAGGGCGCAAAGCCTTCCAGCGGCCTATGGCAGAGGGCGCAGCACTGCTCCACGCGATCCAGGACGTCTATCTGGATGATTCTGTCACGGTGGCATAA
- a CDS encoding metallophosphoesterase: MKAKHFCTNHIVAIASLLTIAGPAFAQPNDLTPNLIHNRHTHHHNPKHEVVMPGSDGEHRSRFFTNRISDIVLPLPEEKDAYTFVVFGDRTGGPADGVNILADAVRDTNLFEPDLVMTVGDLVEGYNTTGPWITQMREYKAIMDELRCPWFPVAGNHDIYWRGDGRPPQEHETEYEMYFGPLWYAFEHKNSFFIVLYSDEGNPDTGERSISNPASQVMSQEQFDWLKSMLTQAKDAEHVFLFLHHPRWLRNSYGDDWDKVHEELVKAGNVTAVFAGHIHRMRYDPKDGIEYVSLATVGGGQSEVVPDTGWLHQYNIITVRKDQVAMASVPVGEAQNVREITGEFADEAYNLATRQLPVAGMIELDRTGSGSDDIAVKITNPTRYPIEVTVIPDSADSRWVFAPDHRHAKIEPGATTQFAYNIGRHAHAADHTFRIAEFVVDADILAPTFRYTIPTIHASIPMTLDMPAPLPSKAEELACTLDGNGDYLEVPSANIALPDGPITLECWFNPRRMQGRTGLVTKTENSEYGFFVSDGTPSFSIFLGDAYVDVAGERGSITTNTWHHMAGVYDGNQVRLYLDGNLIASQDAHASRRTNNLPLLIGADVTRNGDGTSFFNGQIDEVRVSTTARYHSSQFPLQRRFTRDDDTALLIHMDGTIGPWTYDESGHKAHPFMKGNAELISAR, encoded by the coding sequence ATGAAAGCCAAGCATTTCTGCACGAATCACATCGTTGCGATCGCGTCTCTGCTGACGATCGCTGGTCCGGCGTTTGCCCAGCCGAACGATCTCACGCCGAACCTCATCCACAATCGGCACACCCACCATCACAACCCGAAGCACGAGGTGGTGATGCCGGGGAGTGACGGCGAGCACAGATCGCGGTTCTTCACCAACCGCATCAGCGACATCGTGCTCCCCCTGCCCGAGGAGAAGGACGCGTACACCTTTGTTGTCTTCGGTGATCGCACCGGTGGACCGGCGGACGGCGTGAATATCCTCGCTGATGCGGTGCGCGATACGAATCTGTTTGAGCCGGACCTTGTCATGACCGTTGGCGATCTCGTCGAGGGATACAACACAACCGGGCCGTGGATCACGCAGATGCGCGAGTACAAAGCAATCATGGACGAGCTGCGTTGTCCGTGGTTCCCGGTCGCGGGCAACCACGACATCTACTGGCGCGGCGATGGCAGACCTCCGCAGGAACACGAGACCGAGTACGAGATGTACTTCGGCCCGTTGTGGTACGCGTTTGAGCACAAAAACAGCTTCTTCATCGTGCTCTACTCCGACGAGGGAAACCCCGACACGGGCGAGCGTTCCATCAGTAATCCGGCATCGCAGGTGATGAGCCAGGAGCAGTTCGACTGGCTCAAGTCCATGCTTACACAGGCGAAGGACGCTGAGCACGTCTTCCTGTTCCTGCATCATCCGCGCTGGCTGCGCAACAGCTACGGCGACGACTGGGACAAGGTACACGAGGAGCTCGTCAAGGCAGGCAACGTCACAGCCGTCTTCGCTGGGCACATCCATCGCATGCGCTACGACCCGAAGGACGGGATCGAGTATGTCTCGCTTGCGACGGTTGGCGGCGGACAGAGTGAGGTGGTGCCCGACACCGGCTGGCTGCACCAGTACAACATCATCACCGTGCGCAAAGATCAGGTGGCGATGGCTTCCGTTCCGGTGGGTGAAGCGCAGAACGTCCGCGAGATCACCGGCGAGTTTGCTGATGAAGCATACAACCTCGCGACGCGCCAGCTTCCTGTCGCGGGCATGATCGAGCTCGATCGCACCGGCTCTGGTTCTGACGACATCGCTGTCAAGATCACGAATCCGACGCGCTATCCGATCGAGGTCACGGTCATCCCGGATTCGGCGGATTCACGCTGGGTGTTTGCACCCGATCATCGGCACGCGAAGATCGAGCCCGGCGCGACAACGCAGTTCGCGTACAACATCGGTCGACATGCGCACGCTGCGGATCACACGTTCCGTATCGCTGAGTTTGTCGTGGACGCTGACATCCTCGCGCCGACATTCCGGTACACGATTCCGACGATCCATGCGTCGATCCCGATGACACTGGACATGCCAGCACCGTTGCCAAGCAAGGCGGAAGAACTGGCATGCACGCTTGACGGGAACGGCGATTACCTTGAAGTACCCAGCGCAAACATCGCGCTGCCCGACGGCCCAATCACGCTGGAATGCTGGTTTAATCCGCGCCGCATGCAGGGACGCACGGGCCTTGTCACAAAGACGGAGAACTCCGAGTACGGGTTCTTTGTGTCCGACGGCACTCCATCGTTCTCCATCTTCCTTGGCGATGCGTATGTTGACGTTGCTGGCGAACGCGGATCCATCACCACAAACACGTGGCACCACATGGCTGGCGTGTACGATGGGAATCAGGTGCGTCTGTACCTTGATGGGAACCTCATCGCATCGCAGGATGCGCACGCATCACGCAGAACAAACAATCTGCCGCTGCTCATAGGTGCCGATGTCACACGCAATGGCGACGGCACGTCGTTCTTCAACGGACAGATCGACGAGGTGCGCGTTAGCACAACCGCGCGGTACCACTCGTCGCAGTTCCCGCTGCAGCGCAGGTTCACACGCGACGACGACACAGCTCTGCTCATTCACATGGACGGAACTATTGGCCCCTGGACATACGACGAATCCGGACACAAGGCACATCCGTTCATGAAGGGCAACGCGGAGCTGATTAGCGCAAGGTAG